In the Engraulis encrasicolus isolate BLACKSEA-1 chromosome 9, IST_EnEncr_1.0, whole genome shotgun sequence genome, one interval contains:
- the olfm3a gene encoding noelin-3a, with product SLSLSPYCFLSLYGVCPGVQTIGPKEGWQVYSSAQDADGRCICTVVAPEQSLCSRDAKSRQLRQLLEKVQNMSQSIEVLNLRTQRDFQYVMKMESQMKNLRTTFRQMEDDRKAIMARNFKELQDKMDELQPLIPVLEQYKTDAKLISTFKDEIRNLSAVLMSIQEEIGAYDYDELYRRVVSLDSRLRNCMNKLTCGKLMKITGPTTIKTSGTRFGAWMTDPLASSRNNRVWYMDSYTNSKIVREYKSMADFVTGLESRTYYLPYKWAGTNHVVYNGSLYYNKEQSNIVVKYSFETGRVLAQRALEHAGFHNVYPYTWGGSSDIDLMADELGMWAVYATNQNAGNIVIAQLEPETLEVLHTWNTEYSKRNAGEAFMICGTLYITNSHMTGAKVYYSYNTKTSTYEYTDIPFHNQYFHMSMLDYNPRDRALYGWNNGHQVLFNVTLFHVIKTEDDS from the exons tctctctctctctctccctattgctttctctctctctacg gtgtgtgtccTGGAGTGCAGACTATCGGTCCAAAGGAGGGTTGGCAGGTGTACAGCTCGGCTCAGGATGCCGACGGGCGCTGCATTTGCACGGTGGTGGCACCGGAACAGAGCCTCTGCTCCAGAGACGCCAAGAGCAGGCAGCTCCGGCAGCTGCTGGAAAAG GTTCAAAACATGTCGCAGTCCATCGAGGTGCTAAATCTGCGGACGCAGAGGGACTTCCAGTACGTCATGAAGATGGAGAGCCAGATGAAGAACTTGAGGACCACCTTCAGGCAGATGGAGGACGACAGGAAGGCCATCATGGCCAGGAACTTCAAG GAGCTGCAAGACAAGATGGACGAGTTGCAGCCGCTCATCCCCGTGCTGGAGCAGTACAAGACGGACGCCAAGCTCATCTCGACGTTCAAGGACGAGATCCGCAACCTGTCGGCCGTGCTCATGTCCATCCAGGAGGAGATCGGGGCCTATGACTACGACGAGCTCTACAGGCGTGTGGTCAGCCTGGACAGCCGCCTCAGGAACTGCATGAACAAACTCA CATGTGGAAAACTAATGAAAATCACCGGCCCGACCACCATTAAGACGTCTGGAACGAGATTCGGCGCTTGGATGACTGACCCGCTGGCATCCAGCAGGAACAACAGA GTCTGGTACATGGACAGCTACACCAACAGCAAGATTGTGCGCGAGTACAAGAGCATGGCGGACTTTGTGACAGGGCTGGAGTCGAGGACCTACTACCTGCCGTACAAGTGGGCGGGCACCAACCACGTGGTGTACAACGGCTCGCTCTACTACAACAAGGAGCAGAGCAACATCGTGGTGAAGTACAGCTTCGAGACGGGCCGGGTGTTGGCTCAGCGCGCCCTGGAGCACGCCGGCTTCCACAACGTCTACCCCTACACCTGGGGCGGCTCGTCCGACATCGACCTCATGGCCGACGAGCTGGGCATGTGGGCCGTCTACGCCACCAATCAGAACGCCGGCAACATCGTCATCGCCCAGCTGGAGCCCGAGACGCTGGAGGTGTTGCACACGTGGAACACGGAGTACTCCAAGCGGAACGCCGGTGAGGCCTTCATGATCTGCGGAACGCTGTACATCACCAACTCGCACATGACCGGCGCGAAGGTCTACTACTCCTACAACACCAAGACGTCCACGTACGAGTACACGGACATCCCCTTCCACAACCAGTACTTTCACATGTCCATGCTGGATTACAACCCGCGCGACAGAGCCCTGTACGGCTGGAACAACGGGCACCAGGTACTGTTCAACGTCACGCTGTTTCACGTCATCAAGACCGAGGACGATTCCTAA